The following are encoded together in the Arcobacter aquimarinus genome:
- a CDS encoding efflux RND transporter periplasmic adaptor subunit: MESNISKLLQLEHNCRNCENIKELYFQIVNETRNIVPYSQGVLLTTDLKGKYKVVGISDISVIDSTSPYVQWIENVVEDLNENSKSKEIFVVEAKNDLKEVNYKSLFEFAPSNILYIPLNTTKENSDINYVFLLFRENSWLENDILMLKHLSSSLSYFLFAMRNCGFFQTLKKISFKNRYFKIALILIIALMFLPVRLSVLAPLEVDAKNPYVVTSPLNAVIEEVKIFPNDKIEKEQLIVQFDDVDFKNNYLVAKRTLDVTNAELFSTKQSSFLDPKQKSQISQLENQVKLKEAELNFAKEQLDKTKIYAKEEGIAIINNPNDWKGKPVNTGERIFLIANPNSIELKIMLPVSDAIFLEENAIVKAFFDNDPTNSWKAKVKYISYKPELTEQNVLSYKIIAQFDDINENGYIPSIGLRGTAKIYSKQVSLFFYLFRKPITATRQWIGW, from the coding sequence TTGGAATCAAACATCTCAAAACTTCTACAGTTAGAACATAACTGTAGAAATTGTGAAAATATAAAAGAGTTATATTTTCAAATTGTAAATGAAACAAGAAATATAGTTCCTTATTCACAAGGAGTTTTATTAACAACTGATTTAAAAGGTAAATACAAAGTTGTAGGAATATCTGATATTTCAGTTATTGATTCAACTTCTCCTTATGTTCAATGGATTGAAAATGTAGTTGAAGATTTAAATGAAAATTCTAAATCAAAAGAAATTTTTGTGGTTGAAGCTAAAAATGATTTAAAAGAGGTAAATTATAAATCTCTTTTTGAATTTGCACCCTCAAATATTTTATATATACCTTTAAATACAACAAAAGAAAATAGTGATATTAACTATGTTTTTTTATTATTTAGAGAAAATAGTTGGCTTGAAAATGATATTTTGATGTTAAAACATCTCTCTTCTTCTTTATCATATTTTTTATTTGCTATGAGAAATTGTGGTTTTTTTCAAACTCTAAAAAAAATCTCTTTTAAAAATAGATATTTTAAAATCGCCCTTATTTTAATCATTGCTTTGATGTTTTTACCTGTTAGATTATCAGTTTTAGCTCCCCTTGAAGTGGATGCAAAAAATCCTTATGTGGTAACTTCTCCTTTAAATGCTGTAATTGAAGAGGTGAAGATTTTTCCAAATGATAAAATAGAAAAAGAACAATTAATAGTTCAATTTGATGATGTAGATTTTAAGAATAACTATTTAGTAGCAAAACGAACTTTAGATGTTACAAATGCAGAACTTTTTAGTACGAAACAGAGTAGTTTTTTAGACCCAAAACAAAAAAGCCAAATTTCACAACTTGAAAATCAAGTAAAACTAAAAGAGGCTGAGTTAAATTTTGCAAAAGAGCAATTAGATAAAACAAAAATCTATGCAAAAGAAGAAGGAATAGCAATAATAAATAATCCAAATGATTGGAAAGGAAAACCAGTTAATACAGGAGAGAGAATATTTTTAATAGCAAATCCAAATAGTATAGAACTTAAAATTATGCTTCCTGTTAGTGATGCTATTTTTTTAGAAGAGAACGCAATAGTCAAAGCTTTTTTTGATAATGACCCAACAAACTCTTGGAAAGCAAAAGTTAAATATATTTCATATAAACCCGAACTTACAGAGCAAAATGTTTTATCATATAAAATTATTGCCCAGTTTGATGATATAAATGAGAATGGTTATATTCCATCTATTGGACTTAGAGGAACAGCAAAAATTTACTCAAAACAAGTAAGTTTGTTTTTTTATCTATTTAGAAAACCAATTACTGCTACTAGACAATGGATAGGTTGGTAA